A section of the Sphaerobacter thermophilus DSM 20745 genome encodes:
- a CDS encoding MoaD/ThiS family protein, producing the protein MIRVVLPPHLQILARTGREVTVEVEGPVTQRAVLDALEAAYPVLRGAIRDHVTKRRRPLVRFFACEQDLSHDDPDAPLPEAVACGDEPFRIVGAIAGG; encoded by the coding sequence ATGATCCGTGTGGTGCTCCCGCCCCACTTGCAGATCCTGGCGCGGACGGGCCGCGAGGTGACGGTCGAGGTCGAGGGGCCGGTGACGCAGCGTGCGGTCCTCGACGCCCTGGAAGCCGCCTACCCGGTCCTGCGCGGCGCTATCCGCGACCACGTTACCAAGCGCCGCCGGCCCCTGGTGCGGTTCTTCGCGTGTGAGCAGGACCTGTCACACGACGATCCGGATGCGCCGCTCCCCGAGGCGGTGGCGTGCGGCGACGAGCCGTTCAGAATCGTCGGTGCCATCGCCGGCGGTTAG
- a CDS encoding YciI family protein, with product MRYMLLIYGNEQALSDDERQACYQESTELAHQLAREGHFIATAPLHPTSTATSVRIRDGKRLVTDGPFAETHEQLGGFFMIEANDLDEAIAIAARIPGARWGTVEIRPVIELPGLPEEKRSADLDAQPTL from the coding sequence GTGCGATACATGCTCCTCATCTACGGCAACGAGCAGGCGCTCAGCGACGACGAGCGGCAGGCCTGCTATCAGGAATCCACGGAGCTGGCACACCAGCTCGCGCGAGAAGGGCACTTCATCGCGACCGCGCCGCTGCATCCGACGTCCACGGCGACCAGCGTGCGCATCCGCGACGGCAAGCGGCTGGTGACCGACGGCCCGTTCGCCGAGACACACGAGCAACTGGGCGGCTTCTTCATGATCGAGGCCAACGACCTCGATGAGGCCATCGCCATCGCGGCGCGGATTCCGGGCGCGCGCTGGGGCACGGTCGAGATCCGACCCGTCATCGAGCTCCCCGGCCTGCCGGAGGAGAAGCGCTCGGCCGATCTCGACGCGCAGCCGACGCTGTAA